Within the Gloeobacter kilaueensis JS1 genome, the region ATCGAGGATCGCTTGATGCATCGTCGGTACTGCCGTGTACCAGGAGGGACGGGCTTCTGCCAGCCAGCCAAAGAACTTGAGGGCGCTGAAGCCGGGTGGGCAAAAGACACTGCCCCCGGCGGCAAGCGGTGCGAGCAAACCCGCCACCAATCCGTGGATATGAAAGAGGGGCATGACATTCAAACAGCGATCCGCACCGCTCAACTGCAGCGTGCCGACGATGTGGCGGGCGGAGGCGCACAGGTTGTCGTGGGTCAGGGGCACAATCTTGGGCCTGGAGGTCGTCCCGGAGGTATGCAACAGCAGAGCCACATCGGACGCCTGGGCGCGACTGGCCGCTACTGGATCTTTGCCTTCGCCCCGCAACAAGAAAGCGCCTGCCGCTCCTCCCGGTTCCTCCACCAGCTCGATCACCGCGATCCCCTGCTCGCGGGCCACCGTGACGGCGGGCGAAGCCGAACCGGCAGGGGCGATCAAAGCGCGGATCTGCAGATCTCTTAGATAAAAGTCAAATTCTTCGGCCCGGTAAGCCGGGTTGAGGGGAGCTGCCACCGCTGCCGCCGCTGCCGCTAAAAAGGCCACTGCCAGAGAAGGACCGTTGGGCAGGACCAGCGCCACCCGGTCGCCGCGACCAATCCCCAGGGCTCCCAAGGCACGAACGGCAGCATCCAGATGATCGTTTAGAGCGCGGTAGCTAAGCGAGTCCTGGGCCGGAGCGGCGAGGGCGATCGCTTCTAACTCTCCCAGCGCGAGCAAATCGAGAATGTTCACAGGTGTCGGACCATCCTGGGCTCCAGGTTGCATTCTGGCACGTTCTGCCCACTGCCTGCGGGGGAGCCGGAGAGGGGGAGCACCCAAGCCGTTCTAGTATGGTGAGAAGCGGTGCGTACCGCTTTTTGCAGGATTAACTTCCTGGTGTAGTAGTGGTATTGTGTGCGACAGGGCAGATATCAATGGGGCGAGGAGAGGGCATGGATCGATGAAAGTCTGCATCGTTACGCCGTTTTGCCTTTCTAACAGCCACGGAACCGGCGTTCAATTGCTCAGACTCTTCGCTGACGACGACTACTCTCATCTCTACTGGTCCTCCGCCTCCGGTTTCAGCGAGTGCGACAATTCGCTTCTGCTCGAAGAACAGTTCAACTGGTGGAAATTTTCGCGCGGCAAAGGCCGACTCGAACAACTGATGGGCCTGATGGGCCTCAGTTCTGTCTGGCGGCACAACGAGTTGATTAGCGATTCGTACCGAAATTTACTTGCCGAGCAGTACCGCCCCGACCTCGCCTACGTCGTCGTCATCGACGAGACGAGCGCCCAGAAGGCAGTTTCGCTGCTGGAGGTACTCGGGTGTCCCTACATCGTCCACATCATGGATCTGATGCATCCGGGCGGCCTGCAGCCGCAGATGAGCGGCTTTCGCCGGTTGTTCGCCGGGGCGAGCGGCGTGTTTGCTTTGAGCGAGAATATCCGCCAGGAAGTGCTCAAATTTCCGGCACCGGCCTGCCGCGTCTTTCCGATCGTCCGCAGCATCGGCAGGGCGGTCCAACTTCCGCCAGGGCCTGACGCGCCCCTGCGCATCGTCATGGTCGGATCCCTGTACTACCAGGCGGGGCTACAGTGCCTGGCGCAGGCGTGGGACAGCCTGATCGAGCGCTATCCGCGCCTTGAGCTGGTCTATGCCGGTCCCCAGTCGCAGATTCACAACTATCTACCGGCCAGACTCAAAAAGATCCTCGATTATCGGGGTTATCTGCGCAACGAAGAGGTCGAGGCCATTTTGCTCGATTGCCACCTGGCGTACCTGCCCGGCCCCTGCCTGCCCACCCATAAAGACAAATACAGCAAATATTCGATTCCTTCCCGCCTCACCGACTACCTGATGGCCGGTCTGCCGATCGTCGCCTACCTCGCCTCCGGATCGGCCACCGAGCAATTTTTGACGCCGCTGATGCCCCTGGCGGTGCGTCGGACGATGACTCCTGGGGCGCTCGCCCAGGCGGTGCAGGAGTTTGTCGAGCGCCCCGAGCGCTGGCAGGCGGCGAGCCGGGCCGCCCACACCTTTGCCTGTGAGCAGTGCTCGGTGGAGGGCGTGCGCGAGACGCTGATGAACGAACTGCAGCGGGCAGCGGGGATCGCCGATAGTAGAAAGCGGGTTTCTGCCCATACCCCGACTCCCGATCTTTGAGAAAACACCGATGCAAACCCCCGACCCCCTCAGCATCTTCGTCGAACTCAAAGGCGAGACTGCCGAGGCGCGCGCCCGCGTCCAGGAGTTGCTCGGCAGCCAGATGGTACTCCCCGAAGATCCGCTTCCTGAGCAGTTGCGCGCCCTGATCACCCGCGATCTGCGCGTGCTCGAAGGAGCAAGTGTCGTGATCACGGGCAACGAGGTCAACGAGCGCCACGGCACCGGTGTGCTGGTGCGCCGCATCTTCGCAGGCTGCCCGAATATTCTCTCGGTGCGCTCGCGCGACGACTACGATGGTGCCCACGACTTCGGGGCGGTGAGCGTGCTGGTCAACCACCGCGACAGCCGGCGCTATCAGATTTTCTTCAATCTCATCCAGGCGCTGCGCGGCAGCACAATCTCGCGCATCGTCTGCATCCCGTACTACGCAAGCGACGTGCTGACGGCAATTGCCCTTAAAGATCTCTTTGGGGTGCCCCTCTGCACCTACATCATGGACGATCACAACCTCTACTCCGACGGCATCCCGGATGGGCTGATGGAGGAGATGCTGCACAAGTCGGCTCTGCGCCTTGCGATCTCAGCTCCGATGCGCGACGCTTACGAGCGCAAGTACGGCCTCAAGTTCTGGCTGTTGCCGCCCATCGTCCAGGATGAACTGATTTGCTCCCGGCCACTGCCTCCCACCGAAGCGGTGCTGCGCTCGAAGCGGGGCATTTTAATCGGCAACGTCTGGGGCGAGAAGTGGCTTGAAAGGCTGCGCCGCACGGTCAAAAATTCGGGACTGACGCTGGACTGGTACGCCAGCCTGCCCCCGTGGCGCGCTCTGAGCGCAGCGGATCTGGAGCGCGATGGGCTGAGGCTGCAGGGGTTTTTGCCGGAGCCGGTGCTGGCGGAGCGGCTGCAAAATTATCCTTTTGCCGTATTGCCCTCCGGTACCCTCGATGCGAGCGACGACAAGCAGGCAATTGCCCGGCTGAGCCTGCCGACGCGGGTGCTTTTTTTGATGGCCGCCGCCGGCTTGCCAATCCTGGTCCTGGGCAGCGCCAGAACGGCAGCAGCCAGTTTTATCGAGCGCTTTGGCATCGGGGTCGTCACCGACTACGATGGGGCGAGCTTCCGGCGGGCCGCCGAGCAGTTGAGCGATCCGGCGACCCAGCAGCAGATACGCGCCAGGGCCGCCGCCGCCGCCCCGGCTTTTGCTGCCGGGGGGGTGGGCGAGTGGCTGTGGCGCTCGCTGGAGATGGGCGAACCCTGCGATGGGCGCTTCGAGGAGCTGATGCCCCGGCAGGCGGCGGATCTGGTGCCCTACATCGAGCCGCCGATCCCGGCTGTCCACAGCGACTATCGGGCGGACTATCGGACCCTCAGGCGACTGGGCCGCTACTTTACCCCCGATTTTGTCGTCGATGTCGGCGCTTCTTCCGGTGTCTGGTCCCACGTCGCTGCGCTAGTTTTTCCAAAGGCGCGCTTTGTTCTGGTCGAACCGCTGCACGACGCCCACGCTCAGGCGGACAACTTTGCCCACCGCCGCCAGCATCCAGAATTCGAGTGGGTACAGGCTGCCGTCTCCAACCAGACCGGCACCGTCACCCTCCAGGCATCCGGCGACCTGTACGGCAGCTCGCTGCTGCCGATTGCCGACGCTCGCTCGTACCAGCCCATCAAAGCCGAGGCGATCACCCTCGACGCTCTGGCCCGCCAGAAAAATCTCACCGGTCGGGGTCTGCTCAAGATCGACGTGCAGTGCGCCGAGCACCTGGTGCTCGAAGGAGCCGGCAAGATGCTCCAGCAGGTGGGGGCTCTACTTATCGAACTGTCCCTTGAACCGGCTGCTCCCGGCGCAAAATCTTTAAGCCAGATGGTGCAGCTCATCGAGCAGTTGGGGTTTACCTACTACGACGATGTGGGCCACTGGCGCTCTCCCGTCGATGGTGCGCTGCAGCAAAAGGATATTCTTTTTGTCAGAAAGTCGTTTTTAACCCCGACGACGGCGACGAACTGAACCTTTGACACTTCGAGGAGTTGACCCTTGCTCACGGCCCTCATCGGCAGAATCAAGAGACTGAAAGACACGTTGCTGGCCTATCTGGAGTTGAGCAACCAGAACAACCTCTCGCTGCTGAAGTCGAGTGCTTACATCATCGAAGTGCTGCAACTGCAGAACCGCGTCTTTCTCGACCAGCGCTCCCAGATGCTCGAACAGTTGAGCAGCCTCCAAAGTGGCGTCGAGCGGCTGCAGGTGCAGATCGAGCAGTTGCAGAAGCAACAGGACGAACTCCTTACCCGCTTGAACGAGCCAGTAGATGGCCATCCGCCGGGGGCGGGCCACTTCAAGTCCTGAGCCGGATACCTTGATCCCGGCTGGGGGGCGGTAGTCGGCTACGATGTGATCGCCTGTAGCGGAGCTGGTGATGGTGTCCTATCGCGAGTTTGCCCTTGCTGGTGCGAAGCCCCAGTACAATCCCGATCGACCCGGCAACGTCGAACACATTGCCCTCGATCTGGTGGTCGATCTAGAGGGCAAATCCCTCGCCGGTACCTGCCGGGTGCAGATGACTCTGGTCGCAGATTGGACCCGCAGCCTCAGCCTCGATGCTGTCGAGATGCAGATCGATCGGGTGCAGGTAGATGGCGCGCCCGCCAATTTTTTTCACGACGGCTCGGTTTTAACCGTACAGCTCGTCGAACCGGTTGCAGCCGGTAAGCCGCTGGAATTGGCGATCACCTACCGGGTCGCCCAGCCGCGCCGGGGCATCTACTTTGTCGGGCCAACTGCGGACTATCCGGACAAGCCTGTGCAGGTCTGGACCCAGGGCGAGGACGAGGATTCGCGCTTCTGGTTTCCCTGCTTCGACTATCCGGGACAGCTTGCCACCTCCGAAATCCGAGTACAGGTGCCGGGCCGCTACCGGAGCGTCTCCAACGGCCTGCTCGTCAGCAGCGAGGAGCACGGCCCCAGCAGAATCGATCACTGGCGGCAGGAGCAGGTGCATCCGTGCTATCTCATCAGCCTGGTGGTGGCCCAGCTGAGCGAAATTCAAGATCGCTGGCAAGACGTTCCGGTACCGGTCTACGTTGCCCCCGGTCGCGAGGCAGAAGCAAAGCGCACCTTCGCCAGAACCGCCGAGATGGTCGGTTACTTCTCGAAACTTTTTGGGGTGCGCTATCCGTTTGCCAAGTACGCACAAACCTGCGCGGTCGATTTTATCTTTGGCGGCATGGAAAATACCAGCGCCACCACCCAGACCGACCGCTGCCTGCTCGATGAACAGGCGGCCAGAGAAATTCGCTGGCCCGAGGATCTGATCTCCCACGAGTTAATCCACCAGTGGTTCGGCGATCTGGTTGTCATCCATCACTGGTCCCACGCCTGGCTCAAGGAGGGGGCGGCTACCTACTTCGAATCGCTCTGGCGCGAGCACGCCCACGGGAGCGAGGATGCCATTTATTTTCGCTACCAGACAGCCCAGGCATACTTTGAAGAAGATAGCAGCCGCTACCGGCGGCCCATCGTCACCAACGTCTACAAGGAGGCGATCGAGCTGTATGACCGCCACCTCTACGAGAAGGGGGCGATGGTCTACCACATGCTGCGCCACTATCTGGGGGAGGCGGGCTTCTTTCGGGCCATCCAGCGCTTTTTGGCTGACAACGCCCACCGCACCGTCGAGACGATCGATCTGTTGCGCGCCATCGAGCGGGCCACCGGGCGCAACCTGCTGCCGCTATTCGAGCAGTACGTCTTCAAGGGCGGCCATCCCCAGTTCAAGGTGGCCTACGAGTGGGACAGCGAAGCCTCGATGGCAAAGATTACCGTCGAGCAGACCCAGGCGGTGGACGAGCGGACGGCGCTCTTCGATCTGGTGGTCCAGTTGGGTTTTGGCTTTGCCGATGGGGCGGCTATCCGCCTGCTGCCGGTGCGCCTTCAGCAAAAACAGCAGACGATCTGCTTTGTCTTTGCCCAGCCGCCGCAGGTCTTCAGCTTCGATCCGGGCAACCACCTGCTTAAAACTGTCGAACTGGAGGTGCCGGTGGAGATGCTCAAGCACCAGCTGCTGCACGACCCGGATCTGATGGGCCGCATCTTTGCGGCCCAGACCCTGGCAAACAAGGCCACCCCCGAGATTGTCGCTGTTCTGGCGGGTGTCCTGGGGGATGAGGCCGCTTTTTGGGGACTGCGCGCCGAGGTGGCCCTTGCCCTGGGTAAGAGCAAAAAAGACTACGCCTACGCCGCCTTGCGCGGGGCAGCCGGCACCAAAAAAATTGAGGTGCGCGCCGCTATCTTGCGGGCGCTGGCGGAGGATCGCACTGACGAGACTTTTGCGCTGCTGCGCGCGTGGGTTTTCGATCCGAGCTACAGCGTCAGCGTCGAGGCTGCGAAGGCAATCGGCAAAGCCAGACACAGCGAGTCGCGGGCACTACTCATCGATGTACTGGAGCAGCGCGACTCCTGGAATGAGATCGTGCGCGGGGCGGCCCTTGCCGGGCTCGCCGAACTCAAGGACGACCCCGAGGCGGTCCAGGCGATTTTAGATCGCACCCGCTCCGGCATCGTCCAGCCGCTGCGGCTGGCGGCAATCCGCGCCCTCGGGACCGCAGGCGAAGGCGGTGAGAACCAGTCCATCCTCGACGCCCTCACCCGCATCGCCCAGCAAAGCGAGTTCTCGGTCCGCCGGGCGGTGATCGCTGCTTTGAGCGCCCTCAAGTCCCCAAAGGCCCTGCCGCTGCTGGAGCAGATCGCAGGCGAAGACGCCGATGGCCGGATCCGGCGCGCCGCCCTCGAAGCGATCGAACAGATCCGCTCCGAACTGGGTCAAGACAAAGAGTTAAAAAAGCTGCGCGAGGCTGTCGAGAGCCTGCAGCAAGAAAACCGTTCCCTCAAAAGCCGACTGGACATCGTCGAGAGCCGCCCAAAAGCGTAGCTCACTCGTCGTCAAAGTCTTCGACAAATCCCATCGGCAGACAGACGCTGATCGAAGTGCCCTGAAAAGGAACCGTGTCCATAATCAGCCTGCCACCGATCGAGCGCGCCCGCTCGGCGATACTGGCAAGACCCAGGCCGTTGCCGGATTTGCCCTCGCGGCTGCCGCTCAGTTCGAGTCCTTTGCCGTTGTCCATCACCTGCAAGACGATCTGTTGCGGCTCGAAGCTGAGTTTGACGGTGATCTTGGTGCCGCCCGAGTGCTTGACCGCGTTGGTGATCGCCTCGTAGGCGATGAGCGCCAGTTGCTTTTTGATCTGATCGTTTAGATGGGGCAGCTCGCCATTCTGGACAAAACTCGATTGAATGCGCGAATTGGTACACAGCCGCTCAAGGCAACCTTCGATGCACCGGGGCAGATCTTCGTAGTTGAGGCTGGTCGATAGCGTCCACAGCGACTGCTGCATCGTGCGCACCCCGTCAGCTGCCGTCTGGCGGGCGAGCGCTGCGATCTGTTTGAGGGCTTTTGGATCGAGCTGGGGCTGATCGAGGCTCTTGCACAGCGCTTCACACTGATAATGCAGCCCGGCAAAGAGATTGCCGAGGTTGTCGTGAATATCGGCGGCGATCCGATTTCTTTCGGCCAGCACCGCTGCATGGTGGCTTTCTTTTTCGGCTCGCTTCTGCTCGCTGAGATCGCTCAGGCTGATGATCGTCGCCACCCGCTTGTCCTGACTCGACGAGAGTTTTGCTGCCACGGGTAGCTGGGTACCATCGCGGCGCGTCAGCCAGGCTTCTTTTAGATGAGACGCTTCGCGCAACTGGATCGCATATTTCAGATCCGATTGGGCCTTGGCATCGCCGGAAGCAAGCAGCGACAGCACCGAGGAGAGGCAGTTGTGAGCGATCAGTTCCTGCCGGTCGCGCTCGAGCATCTCAAGGGCGGCAGAATTGACGAAAGTACAGATACCACGGCTATCAAAGCCGATGATGCCGTTACCAGCATTTTCAAGTGTCAGATCCTTTGAGCGCTGGAGGCTGACCATGCGGCCCTCAAGTAAGAGCACCAGCGCGATAGTAAGACCGCCAATTCCCACCAGGGCGAGCAAGCCAAACAGGCTCACTCGCACAATGCCGGCTTTATTGTCATCGATGAGCCGCTCGAATCTGGCATAGGTCATACCGACTTCGAGCGCGCCAGTGGGCCGTGGATGGGGAAGCAGCCCGAGATTGTGATCATAAATAGGATTGGCACTGAATAGATAATCGCGATCCCCCTGCTTCACCCGCCCATAAAATGTGCCGGAATGCAAGACAGTCTGGTCGTACACCTCATCACTCAGTCGGCCACCCAGGGAGCGCACACCATTGTCGTTACTAAGAGTCGTGCTTATTCTCTGGCCGCTCCTGGTATAAATCGACATAATCCTGCCGCCGGAGAGAAAAGAAGCTTTATCGACGATCCTCGGATCTGAGTTCAGCAAAAAGCCGCCCATCAGCCAGTAGGAACCTGTCCGCTCGACGGTGACAGATGCCAGCCCCTGCAACTGCTGCTTGTCTTCTGGACGGGCACGATAAAAACCTGCCTGCTCGGCCAGGCCGAGAGTGTACAAGTCTTGCCCATCGAGTAACTCGAAACCGGAGAGGGTCTTGCCGTACTTTCTGCTGTCACGAACGATCGAGGCAAGCAATTTTTTACCCACCTGGACGCTGGACAACCGGTAGGTAGAAGCACTGCCCGGTGCCGGCGGCTGATTGGTGGGCAACCACCATTGGCCGCCCGTGCCATCGTCCTGTGGCATGACGAACGGCTCCTTGACCTTGCTGCTTTGCCGGTCGAGTATCCGGCTTTGACCGGCAACGATCCGGCCCTCCGAATCAAGAAGAACCAGAAAATTAAAATGCAAGGGCCATTTCGTATGTTCGAGCAACTCTCCTCTGGTGGCTGCCTCTGCGGCCAGATGGAGAATCTGCTTGCCTTCTTCCTGTTTTTCAAAAAGAGACTGTTCAGATTGAATCAAATTAGTCAGAAAAATATAGCTCTCGATATTATTGGTTATTGTTCGCATCTGTCGCTGGTTCCAGTCGGTCGCCAGCCAGCCAAGGGCAGAGGTGCATAACAACAGCAGAATGGTCAGTTTTGTAAAAGAGCGAGAATATTTATTTGACCACAAATTGTCTTTTAAGACGGATTTAAGACCAGATAGGCGTAAATCGACCTGCATTCGCTCCTCTCCTTCATCCTTTCGTAGGTTATAAGACATGCACGGATGCTCAGCCCAAGAACAACCAGTAAGGATAGAGCCCGACCATCCCTGATCCTTGGCGTTGCTTTTGTCCGATTTACAAACTACTGGCTGCAGAGCGCTCTGGACATGAACAGCCGTTCACAAAACGAGAGGTTCGCACGGGACACTCAGCACAACAGAATGTGTAAATCTGCTAACTTGCTGGCAGTCCCCCTCTAGCAGAGAGTATAGCGCAAAAGCAATGCTATCGGCTTTAGCTGGCGGTCGTTGACATTAAAATCTCTCAGAAACAATCGTTCCTGAGAGATGGTCGCTGTACTAAAAGTTCGTCCGATAATCCAACCGGCCTACATCGCCCTCCCATAGAGACAGGCCAGCAGGTCCTGCTGCCTTCCCTTCGTAAGCTGTAGCCATAGGTAATCAGCTACCGAAAAATTTCAATGTTGATCCCAGGGGATTCGCGGATGTCTTGTGCTCCCGGATAACTGTCGTTCAAGCCCGCTGGGGACCCGGATCGATAGCTTTGATGAAGTTGGGCTGAACAGGACCGCTACTGGCGGCTGCCAGGTGCTCAAGCAGGAGGTTCTGCGGCGGTGCTGCCTCGGCACAGGTCAACAACATCGCAGTTAACAGAACTACACCCACCAGTTTTGCATCGTTGCGCTCAATCATTGTCTACTCCTGTGCAGGGCGGAAACGTTGTGTTGCCCCATATGCAAATTTTAGACTTGCGGACAAATTTTGTAAATAGTTTCTAGAGGATTGTTTTTGAGCATAATTTCCTAGCTACTGCCCTAGACATAAGCAAAGAAAGGCTTTCAAGTTTTTGCGGCTAAAGAAAATAAATGCCGATTCTTGAAAAAGATGTTTTATAAACGGAAAATAATAGTAGCTATAAATTATGATAATTTCTCAGAGATAAAAATTAGCTTTGCCGCTACAAGTACACAAGTCCAAAGCCGACGTTGTCGCTCCGGCGGGGCTTCACCGGGGGTAGTAGTGGTGGTTGTATGCCCTCCAAAAAACGTGGTGAGTTCCTCTGGAAGGGGGAGAAAATCGGAGTGTCCGGCCCGTGCAGCCACCGGTCAGGCGCACGAAGTACAGAAAAGAATACAGAGGATGTCCAGCCTTCTACTACTTTCGGCTCAAAATTAGTAGTTTTTTTGTGACGGCGGATGCCGTAGTGCATCTACTTCCGGCTCTGGAGCTTGGGGAGGAAGCTGGTCGGGAGCTGCCCAGATGACCTTTTCGTCGCGGAAGGTGACCAGACCAGGACGAGCGCCCCTGAGCTTACGCACGTGGCGGCGCTCGGTATAGATCACAGGGACGTGGGCGCTGTGGCGGGCGCGGCTATAGTAGGCGGCGAGGTTGGCTGCCAGTTGCACCGCTTCAGCTTCGGCGCGCTCGCCCGCCGGTACCTTGAGTACGACGTGGGAGCCGGGAATTTCCTGGGCATGAAACCAGAGGTCCGTCGGAGCGGCCACCTCAAAAGTCAGTTGCTCGTTCTGGCGGTTGTTGCGGCCTACCAGCACGACGGAGCCATTGGCGAGGGCGAACTGCTCGAAGGGTACTGGACCTGCGGTAGCGGCGGGCTTTTCTTTGGCGTCGAGATATTCCTGCTGTACCAGTTCGGTCTCGACTTCCAGCAGCGCACCGAGATCGCTGTGTTCGCTCAACAGCTCGACGGTAGCTGCTACCTGCTCAAGGTAAGCGATCTCCTCGCGGGTCTGGGCCAGTAGTGGTTCGACGCTCTGGCGGGTCCGCTTCGCCTTGCGGTGGCGGCGGTAGTAAGCCTGGGCGTTGCCCACCAGATCTTTTGTCGGGTCGAGGTCGATCCGCACCGGACAGCCCGTCTCGAAGTCCGCTAGCTGGATGTGCCTGGCACCGGGCACAGTCTGGTTGAGGTGGGCCATCAACAGGTCCGCCACCTGTTTGTAGCGCTCGACCTCCCCCGCCTGGACAATCATCTGCTCCTGTTTGTGCTCTCGCTTCACGGCCCGTGCCAGGGCCACCTTGAGCGCCTGCTTGAGCCTTGAGCGCTTCGCATTCAGCAAGCCGGCCTGCAGCTGCTCGGTGTAGTAGTGCTCCAGCAGCAGATGCAGAGAAGGGACCGCTTCGCTGAGATTCCAGCCGAGCACGGTGTAGCCGCTGCCGCTCCAGCCAGGCTGGTAGCGGTTCTCTTCAAGGCAGGTGAGCCACTGCTGCCACAGTTGCCAGATCGCCTGCCAGTCCGCTTCGCTCAGCTCGTCGGTCCGAATCTGCGTGCCCAGCTTCGCCTGGGTTAATAGCTGGGAGGCGAGCACCTGGCTGACGCTGCGGTAGGTCTGCACCAACAATGGCCCCACCGGCTTCGGCACAATTTCCAGCCGCGAGCGCCACTGCAAAAAGCTCTCAGAGCGGCTCGGGGCAGGGCCGGTGAGGGGCGGCGGTGGCCTGTAAATCTCACCCAGTTGCACAGGCCGCACCCGCGACTGGCTAGTAGAAACCGAATGGGCGACAGCGAGGATCTGGCCCTGCTGGTCGCACAGGACGATATTGCTGTACTTGCCCATCACCTCGACATAAAGCTGCACCTGCGGCGGCTCCTCCGGGCGGCGGGCAAACCCCAACTGCACCACCCGTTCCCAGGCGGGTTGCTCGCACCTGACCAGCACCTGTCCCACCAGATGCTGGTGCAGAGTAGAGGCAAAGGCAAAGCGGGTTGTACGCGAGCGGGCCGCTTCGCCGCCGGAATTGACAAAGTGCAGCCGGGCCGCCTGGGGATGGCAGCTTGCTAAAAGCCAGCGCTGGCCGCCCAGAGTCTTGAGTAACAACCGGATTGTCTGGTAATCGTCCTGGCGAATCTGCTCGATGCGCGCCGGCAGCCAGTTGTCTTTCAGTTCGACAACCGCTGCGCTCAACGTCGTAAAATCTACCGCCTGCATCGCTCAGCCTCCCCCTCGCCTTGCTTGTAGCCGGCTGAGGCACAGGATACGATAAAAATGAAGAAAAGTTGCGGCTCGCCGTGCCATCCTTTGACCTCTCCCAAGTGCATCCGGCGACATCTTCTCCTCCCTTAAAACCACCAGCCGCTGGCCGGCTGGTGGTCCTCAGCGGCCCGAGCGGCGTCGGCAAGGGCACGATTCTGGCTCTAGTGCGCCGGCGGCATCCAGAACTCTACCTGTCCGTATCGGCCACCACCCGTGCTCCCCGCACCGGCGAGGTGGATGGCCGGGACTATTACTTTTTAACCCAGGCGGCCTTTGAGCAGCTCATCGCAGAGAACGCCCTGCTGGAGTGGGCCTGCTACGTCGGCAACTACTACGGTACACCGGCGGCTCCGGTGCTCGCAGCGCTGGCGGCTGGCCGGTCGGTGGTGCTCGAAATCGAAGTGCAGGGGGCGCTGCAGGTCAAAAACAACTACCCGGCGGCTATGCTGGTATTCGTTCTGCCGCCCTCGCTCGCGGTGCTCGCAGCGCGGCTACGCGCTCGCGGCACCGATGCGCCGGAGCTTATCGAGCGCCGTCTCGAACGGGCCGCCGAGGAGCTGGCCCTTGTTGGGCACTTCGACTACCGTGTGCTCAACGACGACCTCGAGCGCGCCGTCGAGCAGGTAGAACGTCTGTTGTTTGAGGAACCGCTCCATGACCCAACCGGCTGTTGAAACTGCGGACTTGATGCGCCGCGTCGAGCAACTGGTCGATGCCGCCGCCAACCGCTACCGGATCACCGTTCAGGTGGCCAACCGCGCCAAGCGCCGCCGCTACGAAGATCTAAGCGACGACGACGGCAACTTCAAGCCGGTGCTCCGGGCCATCTTCGAGATGTCCGACGAACTCAACGAGCCTGAAATCATCGGCGACTGAGTGGATTTGCCCCTTGTCTACAGCCCCCGCTACGAGGCAGCGCTGCCGGTGGGCCACCGCTTTCCGATGGGCAAATTCGGCCACCTGTACCGCTATTTGCTCACCAGCGGCATTGCCCGACCAGAACAGTTCTGGCTGCCGGAGCGCGCCGGCTGGGAATGGCTCACCCTGGTCCACGC harbors:
- a CDS encoding ATP-binding protein gives rise to the protein MPQDDGTGGQWWLPTNQPPAPGSASTYRLSSVQVGKKLLASIVRDSRKYGKTLSGFELLDGQDLYTLGLAEQAGFYRARPEDKQQLQGLASVTVERTGSYWLMGGFLLNSDPRIVDKASFLSGGRIMSIYTRSGQRISTTLSNDNGVRSLGGRLSDEVYDQTVLHSGTFYGRVKQGDRDYLFSANPIYDHNLGLLPHPRPTGALEVGMTYARFERLIDDNKAGIVRVSLFGLLALVGIGGLTIALVLLLEGRMVSLQRSKDLTLENAGNGIIGFDSRGICTFVNSAALEMLERDRQELIAHNCLSSVLSLLASGDAKAQSDLKYAIQLREASHLKEAWLTRRDGTQLPVAAKLSSSQDKRVATIISLSDLSEQKRAEKESHHAAVLAERNRIAADIHDNLGNLFAGLHYQCEALCKSLDQPQLDPKALKQIAALARQTAADGVRTMQQSLWTLSTSLNYEDLPRCIEGCLERLCTNSRIQSSFVQNGELPHLNDQIKKQLALIAYEAITNAVKHSGGTKITVKLSFEPQQIVLQVMDNGKGLELSGSREGKSGNGLGLASIAERARSIGGRLIMDTVPFQGTSISVCLPMGFVEDFDDE
- a CDS encoding Rqc2 family fibronectin-binding protein: MQAVDFTTLSAAVVELKDNWLPARIEQIRQDDYQTIRLLLKTLGGQRWLLASCHPQAARLHFVNSGGEAARSRTTRFAFASTLHQHLVGQVLVRCEQPAWERVVQLGFARRPEEPPQVQLYVEVMGKYSNIVLCDQQGQILAVAHSVSTSQSRVRPVQLGEIYRPPPPLTGPAPSRSESFLQWRSRLEIVPKPVGPLLVQTYRSVSQVLASQLLTQAKLGTQIRTDELSEADWQAIWQLWQQWLTCLEENRYQPGWSGSGYTVLGWNLSEAVPSLHLLLEHYYTEQLQAGLLNAKRSRLKQALKVALARAVKREHKQEQMIVQAGEVERYKQVADLLMAHLNQTVPGARHIQLADFETGCPVRIDLDPTKDLVGNAQAYYRRHRKAKRTRQSVEPLLAQTREEIAYLEQVAATVELLSEHSDLGALLEVETELVQQEYLDAKEKPAATAGPVPFEQFALANGSVVLVGRNNRQNEQLTFEVAAPTDLWFHAQEIPGSHVVLKVPAGERAEAEAVQLAANLAAYYSRARHSAHVPVIYTERRHVRKLRGARPGLVTFRDEKVIWAAPDQLPPQAPEPEVDALRHPPSQKNY
- the gmk gene encoding guanylate kinase, translated to MHPATSSPPLKPPAAGRLVVLSGPSGVGKGTILALVRRRHPELYLSVSATTRAPRTGEVDGRDYYFLTQAAFEQLIAENALLEWACYVGNYYGTPAAPVLAALAAGRSVVLEIEVQGALQVKNNYPAAMLVFVLPPSLAVLAARLRARGTDAPELIERRLERAAEELALVGHFDYRVLNDDLERAVEQVERLLFEEPLHDPTGC
- a CDS encoding DNA-directed RNA polymerase subunit omega, producing the protein MTQPAVETADLMRRVEQLVDAAANRYRITVQVANRAKRRRYEDLSDDDGNFKPVLRAIFEMSDELNEPEIIGD